The following coding sequences lie in one Fundulus heteroclitus isolate FHET01 chromosome 20, MU-UCD_Fhet_4.1, whole genome shotgun sequence genomic window:
- the tshba gene encoding thyroid stimulating hormone subunit beta a isoform X2, producing the protein MGFCFTRDSNMRDIFRSRFVVQRSCTYDRVEYRTVILPGCALNSNPVYTVPVALSCHCGACRTDRDECTRRVNSYDAHCAKPVRRVHPYPGQSNYMIPF; encoded by the exons ATGGGATTTTGCTTCACAAGG GACAGCAACATGAGGGATATTTTCCGCTCACGCTTCGTTGTCCAGAGGAGCTGCACCTATGATAGGGTGGAGTATCGCACGGTCATTCTTCCTGGCTGTGCTCTCAACTCCAACCCTGTGTATACCGTCCCAGTAGCGCTCAGCTGCCACTGCGGTGCCTGCAGGACTGACAGGGATGAGTGCACACGCAGAGTTAACAGCTACGACGCTCACTGTGCTAAGCCAGTCAGACGTGTTCATCCTTATCCCGGCCAAAGCAACTACATGATCCCATTTTGA
- the tshba gene encoding thyroid stimulating hormone subunit beta a isoform X1 — translation MVTSLFSSWLLFLLFYPAVPICLPTEFTLFVEKPECDYCVAINTTICMGFCFTRDSNMRDIFRSRFVVQRSCTYDRVEYRTVILPGCALNSNPVYTVPVALSCHCGACRTDRDECTRRVNSYDAHCAKPVRRVHPYPGQSNYMIPF, via the exons ATGGTGACATCATTGTTCAGCAGCTGGCTCCTTTTCCTGCTGTTTTACCCAGCTGTTCCCATTTGTCTTCCCACAGAGTTCACATTGTTTGTGGAAAAGCCAGAATGTGACTATTGTGTGGCGATCAATACCACTATCTGCATGGGATTTTGCTTCACAAGG GACAGCAACATGAGGGATATTTTCCGCTCACGCTTCGTTGTCCAGAGGAGCTGCACCTATGATAGGGTGGAGTATCGCACGGTCATTCTTCCTGGCTGTGCTCTCAACTCCAACCCTGTGTATACCGTCCCAGTAGCGCTCAGCTGCCACTGCGGTGCCTGCAGGACTGACAGGGATGAGTGCACACGCAGAGTTAACAGCTACGACGCTCACTGTGCTAAGCCAGTCAGACGTGTTCATCCTTATCCCGGCCAAAGCAACTACATGATCCCATTTTGA